Proteins co-encoded in one Pocillopora verrucosa isolate sample1 chromosome 1, ASM3666991v2, whole genome shotgun sequence genomic window:
- the LOC131796679 gene encoding large ribosomal subunit protein uL1 has product MSKLHRDTLYECCGAVLQGAKDKKRKFVETVELQISLKNYDPQKDKRFSGTVKLKNIPRPKLKVCILGDASHCDEAKANDIPCMDAEALKKLNKNKKLVKKLAKKYDAFLASDSLIRQIPRILGPGLNKAGKFPTALTHNDNMVQKVEEVRSTIKFQMKKVLCLAVAIGHIEMSDEELAANVYLAVNFLVSLLKKNWQNVRALYIKSTMGKPQRLY; this is encoded by the exons ATGAG TAAGCTCCACCGTGATACACTTTATGAGTGCTGTGGTGCTGTCCTCCAAGGAGCTAAGGACAAGAAAAGGAAGTTTGTTGAGACCGTTGAGCTCCAAATCAGTTTAAAGAACTATGATCCTCAGAAGGACAAGCGTTTTAGTGGAACCGTGAAGCTTAAGAATATTCCTCGACCGAAGCTCAAGGTCTGTATTCTTGGTGATGCCTCACATTGTGATGAGGCCAAGGCAAATGACATCCCCTGTATGGATGCTGAAGCTTTGAAAAAGttgaacaagaacaagaaactTGTTAAAAAGCTGG CCAAAAAGTATGATGCTTTCCTGGCCTCTGACAGTCTCATCAGACAGATTCCTCGTATCCTGGGACCTGGTTTGAACAAAGCTGGCAAGTTTCCCACAGCATTGACCCACAATGACAACATGGTGCAAAAAGTAGAGGAAGTGCGCTCCACCATCAAGTTTCAAATGAAGAAG GTTCTCTGTCTTGCTGTGGCTATTGGTCATATTGAGATGTCTGATGAGGAACTTGCAGCAAATGTCTATCTTGCAGTCAATTTCTTGGTGTCTTTACTGAAGAAGAACTGGCAAAATGTACGTGCACTCTATATCAAGAGCACCATGGGAAAACCCCAGCGTCTTTATTAA